A stretch of Paenibacillus peoriae DNA encodes these proteins:
- a CDS encoding type I polyketide synthase, which produces MKITKRLDLFSESMNLMNTFLLKWLGSQLKQLGVYPDCNLEINEIRVNGKINSMYMKWLNESLAILARNEESSFMPLDELVEEWDKKKKEWILYNPDLQSRIHLLEPMLFHLSDILSGAYPATDIMFPNGSMKLVENVYQNNPVADYFNDILSDQVVAYVTGCIDRNLSARIRILEIGAGTGGTSEAVLSRLEPFQEYIEEYCYTDVSRAFLIHAQEKYNSRKIPMTYKLLNIEEPVAAQNIDEGGFDLIIATNVLHATHNIRHTLRNVKACTSRNGWLLLNEVTANTLFTHLTFGLLEGWWMYEDTAVRIPGCPGLYPEMWEKVLHHEGFHSVTFPAAGEHRLGQQIIQAESDGVIRQKKQLNISLRSGQHEETETYTCQRWNQVPVATHMSQMNGGLFRQKSEHFFKTLIGKVFKIPPEQLDSEKPLADYGLDSILVVQLTSEFKKIMKNVSSTLFFEHSTIHELVDYFIRTREADLITLVGIEEEPKGERAIQNYTTLNSPNVRIRANAFQNHRYLPAELDFKPDENSNFDREVAVIGLSGRYAQAKNINDFWNNIQKGENCIQEIPQNRWNWADYFKGAKGTKGSIYTRWGGFIEDADKFDPLFFRISPREAELMDPQERVFLETVYTTIEDAGYTPTSLGDHQRVGVFVGVMNAHYPTGASYWSVANRISYTLDFRGPSLAVDTACSSSLTALHLAIESLRSGTSDCAIAGGVNLIVDPAHYLKLTDMNMLSKGQQCKSFGDKADGFVDGEGVGAVILKPLRRAVADGDHIYGIIRGSMLNSGGKTNGYTVPSPAAQSQVVSDALERAGIHPRSVSYVEAHGTGTALGDPIEIEGLKQAYEKSTLDKQFCSLGSVKSNIGHCESAAGIAALTKVLMQMKHGQLAPTLHSKTQNPEIPFEDTPFVLQQELAEWKRPQIEMNGTVKDFPRIAGISSFGAGGANAHVLVEEYIPQENRKEHFGATPRTPVMVVLSGKDEQRLQEQVLQLLEAMEQGDYGDDRLESIAYTLQVGREAMEERLGLIVESVSDLAAQLREYAEHQKAGRWFRGNVKRYKETISALETDEDMQETIRQWIYKGKYAKLLDLWVKGLSMNWQALYGENRPCRISLPTYPFARDRYWVPQAEGKEAAGRSREDTDSRLHPLLHRNISVLSEQRYSSTFSGEEFFLTDHRVQGRKMLPGVAYLEMARTAVEQALEVKPGEWLTLQLQQVTWMQPITVEEQSVEVRLRLMAGEEGDIGYEIYKGSTGAMEDVVYSQGTARVVTNVESVREDIAKRMAEHRAAGAQEVPITACYEAFAAMGIEYGAGQRSLESVQAGAGQVWARVSLPSGVSAPAHDYVLHPSLMDGALQAAIGLTLLGPQENTAGAPALPFSLRELTVYGPCTSQMWVHMSEEGERVQEERVQKRSVDVYDDTGRLCVSLRGFTSRLQGGGSRSLTQSLTYPLAPSEVEVAAENVIVAPVWEPCRITEEADPSGSAQSDIVLIGGSRERREAVMAYYPQAQVVALHAGEPVKDIQGKLEDCGSIRHVIWIGPEAEIPALEEKRIIEGQEDGVIQLFRLVKSMLQLGYGHRTLEWTVITVQAQPVNKYDEVDPTHASVHGFIGSMAKEYSHWKVRLADMEAGVEWPWSELLFLPPNAEGDGLVNREGEWYRQELVPVTMETGYPTRYRHGGVYVVIGGAGGLGTVWSEYMIRTYQAQIVWIGRRTEDEAIRGKRERLAEIGPEPMYIAADASDETALGEACRLVRQAYGDIHGVVHSAIVLSDRSLGQMEEEEFCKSLQAKVDVSVHLARAFQGEALDFVLFFSSFNAFTKAAGQSNYVSGCTFKDAFAHQLSVEWSCEVKVVNWGYWGQVGVVSGERYRKQMERLGIQSIRTEEGMRILEQLVSGQLHQLGVMRTTDPLGIKEVNWEKQIVCTH; this is translated from the coding sequence ATGAAAATAACGAAGCGTCTGGATTTATTTAGCGAGTCGATGAACTTGATGAACACATTCCTTCTGAAATGGTTAGGTAGCCAGCTAAAACAATTAGGAGTGTACCCGGATTGTAATTTGGAAATCAACGAGATACGTGTGAACGGGAAAATTAACAGCATGTACATGAAGTGGCTAAACGAAAGTTTAGCCATACTGGCTAGAAACGAGGAGTCTAGTTTTATGCCATTAGATGAACTTGTGGAAGAATGGGACAAAAAAAAGAAGGAATGGATTTTGTACAATCCAGACTTACAATCCAGAATTCATCTGTTAGAGCCGATGTTGTTTCATTTGTCTGATATTCTGAGCGGGGCTTATCCTGCTACCGATATTATGTTTCCGAATGGATCTATGAAGCTGGTGGAGAATGTTTACCAGAACAATCCTGTTGCCGACTATTTTAACGATATTTTGTCCGATCAAGTTGTTGCATATGTTACGGGGTGTATCGATCGAAACTTGTCTGCACGTATTCGCATATTGGAAATCGGGGCGGGCACCGGGGGGACCAGCGAGGCGGTGTTAAGCAGACTGGAACCTTTTCAAGAATATATTGAAGAATATTGCTACACTGACGTATCTAGAGCTTTCCTCATCCATGCGCAGGAGAAATACAACTCACGAAAAATACCGATGACGTATAAGCTTTTGAATATTGAAGAGCCTGTTGCCGCACAGAACATTGATGAAGGTGGTTTTGATTTGATTATCGCCACTAATGTGCTGCACGCCACTCACAATATAAGACACACATTAAGGAATGTAAAAGCTTGTACGTCTCGGAATGGATGGCTTCTTTTAAATGAGGTTACCGCTAATACCCTATTTACGCATTTGACTTTTGGTTTGTTGGAAGGGTGGTGGATGTATGAGGATACGGCAGTACGTATCCCGGGGTGCCCGGGGCTTTATCCTGAAATGTGGGAGAAAGTGCTGCATCATGAAGGATTTCATTCAGTAACTTTTCCTGCGGCAGGGGAACATCGATTGGGACAACAAATTATTCAGGCTGAAAGTGATGGCGTCATTCGTCAAAAAAAGCAGCTAAATATATCGCTTAGGAGCGGGCAACACGAAGAGACAGAGACTTACACATGTCAGCGATGGAACCAGGTGCCAGTAGCGACACATATGTCTCAAATGAACGGAGGCCTGTTTCGTCAAAAAAGTGAACACTTCTTTAAAACGCTAATTGGCAAGGTGTTTAAAATTCCTCCAGAGCAGTTGGACAGTGAGAAGCCTTTAGCCGATTACGGTCTGGATTCTATTCTTGTGGTTCAATTGACGAGTGAATTCAAAAAAATAATGAAAAATGTAAGCAGTACTTTATTTTTTGAGCACTCAACGATCCATGAATTGGTGGATTATTTTATCCGTACAAGAGAAGCAGATTTAATAACACTTGTCGGAATTGAAGAGGAACCGAAGGGGGAGCGGGCTATACAGAATTATACAACCCTAAATTCCCCCAATGTACGAATACGGGCCAACGCTTTTCAAAATCATCGATATCTGCCTGCTGAGCTTGATTTTAAGCCAGATGAGAATTCTAATTTTGACCGTGAAGTGGCTGTAATTGGTTTGTCCGGACGTTATGCGCAAGCCAAAAATATTAATGACTTTTGGAACAATATTCAGAAAGGGGAAAATTGTATTCAGGAGATTCCACAGAACCGATGGAATTGGGCGGATTATTTCAAGGGAGCGAAAGGTACGAAAGGATCAATTTATACGAGATGGGGTGGATTTATTGAAGATGCTGATAAATTCGACCCTTTATTTTTTCGTATATCCCCCCGTGAAGCAGAATTAATGGATCCGCAGGAACGCGTTTTTTTGGAAACTGTTTATACCACAATTGAAGATGCAGGGTATACTCCTACTTCTCTCGGTGATCATCAAAGAGTCGGAGTGTTTGTCGGGGTTATGAATGCACATTATCCAACAGGAGCTTCATATTGGTCTGTCGCTAATCGAATCTCGTACACTCTTGATTTCCGAGGGCCTAGTCTAGCGGTAGATACGGCCTGTTCTTCTTCGCTGACAGCTCTTCATTTGGCGATAGAAAGTTTGCGAAGTGGAACTAGCGATTGTGCTATTGCAGGTGGAGTCAATTTGATTGTGGATCCCGCCCACTACTTGAAATTAACTGACATGAATATGTTAAGTAAAGGCCAACAATGCAAGTCTTTTGGTGATAAGGCAGATGGTTTTGTTGATGGTGAAGGTGTAGGAGCCGTCATTCTAAAGCCTCTCCGTAGAGCAGTAGCAGACGGTGATCATATTTATGGAATTATCCGTGGAAGCATGTTGAACTCTGGAGGAAAAACTAACGGCTATACGGTGCCTAGTCCCGCGGCACAGTCGCAAGTTGTTTCCGATGCACTGGAGCGTGCTGGAATTCATCCAAGGTCCGTTAGTTATGTGGAAGCGCATGGTACAGGAACAGCCCTAGGTGATCCCATTGAAATAGAAGGCTTGAAGCAGGCCTATGAAAAATCTACCCTTGACAAGCAATTTTGTTCTCTTGGCTCTGTTAAGTCCAATATCGGACATTGTGAAAGCGCGGCAGGCATTGCGGCTTTAACCAAAGTATTGATGCAAATGAAGCATGGTCAATTGGCTCCAACGCTGCATTCAAAGACGCAGAATCCGGAGATCCCATTTGAGGATACTCCTTTCGTACTCCAGCAGGAACTGGCAGAATGGAAACGACCTCAGATTGAAATGAACGGTACGGTAAAGGATTTTCCGCGTATTGCAGGCATTTCATCCTTTGGAGCCGGAGGAGCGAATGCACATGTGCTGGTGGAGGAATATATTCCGCAGGAGAACCGTAAGGAGCATTTCGGAGCAACACCGCGCACACCCGTAATGGTTGTTCTGTCAGGTAAGGATGAGCAGCGGTTGCAAGAGCAAGTGCTTCAATTGCTTGAAGCGATGGAGCAGGGGGATTACGGCGACGACAGGTTGGAGTCCATCGCCTATACCCTACAGGTTGGACGGGAAGCCATGGAAGAACGATTGGGACTGATCGTGGAATCCGTCTCGGATTTAGCAGCACAGCTGAGGGAATATGCGGAGCATCAGAAAGCTGGCAGATGGTTTCGCGGAAATGTCAAACGCTATAAGGAAACGATATCCGCCCTGGAGACGGATGAGGATATGCAGGAGACGATCCGTCAGTGGATTTATAAAGGGAAATATGCCAAGCTGTTGGATTTATGGGTTAAGGGGTTGAGCATGAACTGGCAGGCGCTGTACGGAGAGAACCGGCCGTGCCGTATCAGCCTACCCACATATCCATTTGCGCGGGATCGGTACTGGGTTCCGCAGGCGGAAGGGAAGGAAGCGGCCGGGCGAAGCCGGGAGGATACGGATTCTCGATTGCATCCGTTGCTGCACCGGAATATTTCGGTATTGTCGGAGCAGCGGTATAGTTCCACTTTTAGCGGTGAGGAATTTTTCCTGACGGATCACAGAGTGCAGGGACGTAAGATGCTGCCAGGGGTAGCCTATCTGGAAATGGCACGAACAGCGGTGGAGCAGGCGCTGGAGGTGAAGCCGGGAGAGTGGCTTACGTTGCAATTACAGCAAGTGACCTGGATGCAACCGATCACAGTCGAAGAGCAGTCGGTAGAGGTAAGGCTCCGTCTGATGGCGGGCGAGGAAGGTGACATTGGTTATGAAATCTACAAGGGATCAACGGGAGCCATGGAAGATGTGGTGTACAGCCAAGGAACTGCTCGTGTGGTGACAAACGTGGAAAGCGTGCGGGAGGATATCGCGAAGCGGATGGCGGAGCACCGGGCTGCGGGTGCACAAGAGGTGCCGATTACCGCCTGTTACGAAGCGTTTGCGGCGATGGGGATTGAATATGGAGCAGGCCAGCGCTCGCTGGAAAGCGTGCAGGCTGGAGCGGGCCAGGTATGGGCGAGAGTGTCGTTACCTTCTGGTGTGTCGGCACCAGCCCACGATTACGTGCTTCATCCCAGCTTGATGGATGGGGCGTTGCAGGCAGCCATTGGGCTGACCCTACTGGGGCCGCAAGAAAACACAGCGGGCGCTCCAGCCCTGCCATTTAGCCTGCGGGAGCTGACCGTGTACGGTCCGTGTACGAGCCAGATGTGGGTACACATGAGCGAAGAAGGGGAGCGAGTACAGGAAGAGCGGGTGCAAAAACGGAGTGTGGATGTCTACGATGACACAGGCAGGCTATGCGTAAGTCTACGCGGATTTACCTCACGGCTGCAGGGAGGGGGTTCGCGTTCTTTAACGCAGTCTTTGACGTATCCTTTGGCACCGTCTGAAGTAGAAGTGGCAGCAGAGAACGTGATTGTAGCGCCCGTATGGGAGCCGTGTAGGATCACGGAAGAAGCGGACCCTTCCGGGTCTGCTCAGAGCGACATAGTTCTGATTGGCGGGAGCCGGGAGCGACGGGAAGCCGTGATGGCATACTACCCGCAGGCGCAGGTTGTGGCTCTCCATGCCGGAGAGCCGGTGAAGGACATTCAGGGGAAACTGGAGGATTGCGGAAGCATCCGCCATGTGATCTGGATCGGTCCGGAAGCGGAAATCCCGGCCCTAGAAGAGAAGCGGATTATTGAGGGCCAAGAAGATGGGGTAATCCAGTTATTCCGACTCGTCAAAAGTATGTTGCAGCTGGGGTATGGACATCGGACGTTGGAATGGACGGTGATTACGGTTCAGGCCCAACCGGTAAATAAGTACGACGAGGTCGATCCGACCCACGCGAGTGTACACGGTTTTATCGGTTCGATGGCAAAGGAATATAGCCATTGGAAGGTTCGGTTAGCGGATATGGAAGCGGGAGTGGAGTGGCCATGGTCTGAGCTGCTGTTCCTGCCGCCCAATGCAGAAGGAGACGGGCTTGTGAACCGGGAAGGAGAATGGTACCGCCAGGAACTTGTCCCTGTGACGATGGAAACGGGTTATCCAACGCGCTACCGCCATGGGGGCGTGTATGTAGTCATAGGTGGAGCGGGGGGATTGGGAACCGTCTGGAGTGAATATATGATCCGTACGTACCAGGCACAGATCGTTTGGATCGGGCGGCGGACAGAGGATGAAGCCATTCGAGGCAAGCGGGAACGGTTAGCGGAGATAGGACCCGAGCCGATGTATATCGCAGCGGATGCATCGGACGAGACCGCCTTGGGAGAAGCGTGTCGATTAGTACGTCAGGCGTATGGAGATATCCATGGTGTGGTACACTCGGCGATCGTGCTGTCAGACCGGAGTTTGGGACAGATGGAGGAGGAGGAATTCTGTAAATCGCTGCAGGCTAAGGTAGATGTGAGCGTACACCTGGCGAGAGCATTTCAAGGAGAAGCATTGGATTTTGTATTGTTCTTCTCTTCCTTTAACGCATTCACCAAGGCAGCGGGGCAAAGCAACTATGTGTCAGGCTGTACCTTTAAGGATGCATTCGCGCACCAGCTATCCGTAGAGTGGTCGTGTGAGGTGAAGGTGGTGAACTGGGGGTATTGGGGCCAGGTTGGGGTAGTATCAGGAGAACGATACCGCAAGCAGATGGAGCGGCTAGGGATCCAATCCATACGGACGGAAGAGGGGATGCGAATATTGGAGCAACTGGTATCGGGGCAGCTGCACCAGTTGGGGGTTATGCGAACGACAGATCCGTTGGGAATCAAGGAAGTGAACTGGGAGAAGCAAATTGTATGCACTCATTAA